From Drosophila yakuba strain Tai18E2 chromosome 2L, Prin_Dyak_Tai18E2_2.1, whole genome shotgun sequence, one genomic window encodes:
- the LOC6526680 gene encoding NADH dehydrogenase [ubiquinone] 1 subunit C2, with translation MSAVVDPLELLTNKGTHEPTFLSPIWNPLACGVAGVGVAIFVNWGFRRPVFSGIQKHIAFGVLGVGAGSYFDQKRNEYVAKRDAVLRHYIELHPDDFPVKERKTYGQVLESWVPVR, from the exons ATGAGTGCTGTTGTCGATCCGCTGGAACTTTTGACGAACAAGGGCACCCACGAGCCCACTTTTCTCTCGCCGATATGGAATCCGCTCGCCTGCGGAGTGGccggagtgggcgtggccattTTCGTCAACTGGGGCTTCCGTAGGCCCGTGTTTTCCG GCATTCAGAAGCATATCGCCTTTGGAGTTCTGGGCGTCGGCGCAGGATCATACTTCGATCAGAAGAGGAACGAGTACGTGGCCAAAAGGGACGCCGTCCTCCGACACTACATCGAGCTGCATCCCGACGATTTCCCGGTGAAGG AACGCAAGACCTATGGCCAAGTGCTGGAGAGTTGGGTGCCAGTTCGCTAA